Part of the Sporomusa termitida genome, CAGGCTGGACCATTGAGGGTGATCCCACGGAAGGAGCCCTTGTCGTCCTTGCCGCCAAAGCAGGACTAAAGCAGGTCCAATACGAAAAAAACTACCGCCGTTTAAAAGAAATTCCTTTTGAGGCCGAACGGCGGATGATGTCGGTTGTGTGCCAGGAAAAACAAGCGCTGCCAGCCCTCTATTGTAAGGGAGCAGCGGATAAAATCTTATCTATTTCCACCCATTATGTCAAAGATGGCCAAACTCTGCCTTTAGATGCTATGACCCGGAAAAAGATTGAACAGGCAAACCGGCATATGGCCGGCAAAGCAATGCGGGTGCTCGCCTGTGCCTACCGGGATCTCCCGTATTTTCACGCTGAAGAACCGGCTGATTCTTTAGAGGACCAGCTTGTCTTTTGCGGGTTAGTGGGAATGATCGACCCACCTCGCCCTGAGGTGGCGGCGGCGATCATGAAATGTAAAGCTGCCGGCGTCAAAGTTATCATGATTACTGGTGATCATCCCCTGACTGCCAAAGCCATCGCCTGTGAGGTAGGTATGATTGATAAAAACAGCGCTGTATGTATCGACAGTCAGTTAGAGCAACTGTCTGATGCTGAACTTGAAGAAATTGTGGCAGATACCTGCGTATATGCGCGGACTTCGCCGCAGCAAAAGCTGCTTCTTGTCAAAGCCCTGCAGAGAAAAGGATTTGTTGTGGTCATGACCGGGGATGGGGTAAATGATGCACCGGCGGTACAATGTGCGGATATTGGCATCGCTATGGGTATTATGGGTACAGATATCACCAAACAGGCGGCAAGCATCACCTTAGCGGACGATAACTTCGCTACCATTGTGCGGGCAATGGAGGAAGGACGTTCTATCTATGCCAACATCCGTAAAGCTATTCGCTATCTGGTAGCAACCAATATTGGCGAGGTTGTCCTGATGCTGCTGGCGGCAGTGATTGGTCTGCCGCTGCCGCTACTCCCGCTGCAACTCCTCGCGATCAATCTGATCGGTGATGGCTTACCGGCTATTGCCCTCGTTAATGACCCGCCGGCCAAAAATATTATGAAGCAACCGCCGAAAACTGCAGACCAAAGCGTATTTGCCGGTGGGCTGGGCCGCAAAGTCATCAGCCGCGGACTAATTATCGGCATTGCCAGTTTAGCACTATTTACCTGGAAACTGGGCAGGACAGGCAACCTCTTGCTTGCCCGGTCTATCGTAATTGCCCAACTGGCGCTCAGTCAATTCTTTCATCTGTTCGATTGCCGGCTCGAACGGGAAACTGGCACTGTTGGCATGTTCAGCAATCCGTGGTTGTTTGGTGCGGTTTCACTCTCGTTGGCTATGGTTGTTGCCATGCTCCACCTGCCTTCACTCCAATCAGTTTGCAGTACCGTAGCCCTGCCAGGCAGCGACTGGTTAATCGCCGTGCTGTTAGCAGGACTTACCGCTGTTGTAGATTTTGGTATCGAAAAAACTGTGGCAAGGGATCGTTTATTGCCTCTTCCCGTTCAGATTTGCCAACCATCGCTGCCGGAATAGATTTATTCGTGTTGTAGATACTACCTTCAAGGAGGTGGTGTGATGCATTGGTTTTTCATGCGTCCAGTACTGGGCTGGGGCACGTTCCTGCTTGTCCACGCCATTGGAATTCCACTTGTTTACGGTTTAGGTAAGACCTGCGGGGCAAAGGAAGCTAACAAAGAAAGCCTTCACCACCAAGAACTTCAATAATACTAAAACCCTCCGCTTCGCCGGAGGGTTTTAGTATTTATTCGGGAGCTTTTTTGGAGGAGGCGGAATAGCCTTTGCGCGGCGAAGCGGGACCAATGTCTTTCATTGAGGCTTCAAGTCCATCATGAGGTATCTCAGTACCGGTTATTTCTTTTTCCGGGTCTGCTTGGTTTGCTCCGCGCCGCTGCTTGGCTTCATCGACAATATCCTTAAAGTCGTCACGGACAGACTTGGCTTTCTCTTGCACACTCAGTACGCCCGCAGTCGTAGCAACAGCAATTTGCCGCCCCTTAACTTTGGCCGAAGACCGCAGCGATGTAAGCGCAGCCCCGGGGCAAGGACAGCCACCGCGCTCACGGGCCTCGACTACGATGTCGGAAGCCTTGTCTCGCAGCTTTGCGGTTAAGTTCTTTACCTCATCGCCAACAATCAAGGCCCCTTTTGTTGCTTGCACAGCAGCCATCCGCAAACCTCGCCGCACCGGGGGCAATGTCAAAACCAGTGCAGCACCGCCGGCAAGCAATAATGCGGGCGCACTTCTAGTGAGTATTCGTGCTCCCATACGTAAAAAGTTCATAATGCACTACCTCCTTATACTTATTTTAATTTTCCCGTAGTAAGGAGGTTTATGTACCCAAATCGGGATTTGGGCGGTATAGCAGCCTGTTTATTATCTAATTTTATGTGTTTTTACCCGGCCAATGATCACATTCCCTCTTTAGCGGCAGTCTTGTCGCTAACATCAGCGACAGGTTGTTTAACCAGACCTTTGATGATTTGCGCAAGATCAACCCCGGAAACATTCTTCAGCATTTCAGGTGCCGTTGCCATCAAGGAGGTCACATACTTGCTAACCCGCACAGCACCATCGCCATTGCCGGCATCAACAACCGTAAGTTTATCGATAGACTGCAGCGGCTCGGCTATTTTTCCTGCCAGTTCGGGCAGCATCTTGATAATAATATCCAAAACTGCCGCCTCACCAAATTTTTCAAATGCTTCGGCCAGTTTTTCTTTTGCTTCCGCCTCGGCTAAACCTTTTAGGCGGACAATATCAGCTTCCGCAGTACCTTTGGCCCGCTCCGCGTCAGCAACGGCCAACCCGTCCAGGCGCTTCTGCTCGGCATTTGCTTTCGCTTCAGCCTCAATGCGATACTGGAGGGCGTCAGCTTCCCGCATCTGCCTGGCTTTGGCAGCTTCAGCCGCTTGCTCGACCGCATACCGGTCTGCATCCGCCTTTTTTTTCACCTCGGCATCAAACTGCTTTTCCCGGCGCAGAATTTCCTTATCCTGCACATCAATTTCCCGTTCTTTACGGACAATCTCAATCTTCATCTGCTCTTGTATTACCATTTGCTCTGATTTGGCTTGTTGGATATTATACGCCTGATCGGCCTCGGCTTTGGCTGTATCCTGTTCCTGTTTAAACGCAGCAATTTTGAGTTCTTTCTCTTTTGTAGCCTCGGCAACATTGGTATCACGCAATAGCTCCGCTTTTTGTCCCTGTTCCTCTGCCTGGGCCTTCTTGATCCGGGAATCCCTTACAGCCTCGGCTTCGGCAATCTCGGCATCCCTTTTTACGGCAGCAATGCGCGGTTTACCAAGCGCTTCAAGATACCCCTGCTTATCACGGACATCCTTGATTGTAAAAGATACAATCTGGAGGCCCATCTTTTTTAAGTCTCTGGCAGCCACCCCCTGAACCTCCTGGGCGAATTTGTCCCGGTTGCGATACACCTCTTCGACAGTCATCGTGCCCAGGATAGCCCGCAGGTGCCCCTCTAATACCTCCTGCGCCTCCCCCTGCACGGCTGCTGTCGGCTTACCCATAAACTGCTCGGCCGCGGTTGCGACATCCTCAATCGAACTGCCAACCTTAATAATTGCCACCCCATCGGCCATTACCGGCACCCCCTGCTCGGTATATACCTCAGGCGTAGAAACATCCAGCTTATGCGAAAGCAGCGATAACGTGGCTGCTTGTTGGAAAATTGGCAGGATGAAGGCGCCGCCGCCTCTCACAATTTTAATTTTCCGCCCCGAGTCGTCGGTAAGCACATCTTTGCCTACTAAAAATGAACCGGTGACAATCATTGCCTCATCGGGTCCTACGGTTTTATACCTGGCCCAAAAAGCCAGGCCTAAAACGACAAACACACTCATTATTATTACAGGAATCGTTAAAAAAGCTACATTCATATTGTTCCTCCTCCTTGTTTATCGGCGCGGCATACATATAAAACCCCTGCACGAACTTCGGCCACGATGACCTGCGTACCGGCAGCAAGCTCCACCTGATCACGGCTTGCCGCAATCTGATTTGTATTGCCGGCACCAATTCTCAGCAATACCTCCCCTACACCAGCGGCCGGGATGAGTACAATCACTTCTCCTGTTTTGCCAATAAGATCGGTCATAAAAAAACCGGCTGAATTTTCACAGTTCCTCATCGGTTTTATGTAGATGAAATATACAAGGCCGGACAGCAAAACAGCTGCAAGGAAGGAGTACAGCATAACCTCAGAACCTGTAAATTCCGCAGCCCCTGTTAGCAGCACTCCGGCTCCGCCAAAGCTGGTTATCCCCCCGACAACAACCATAGGCTGCAACCAGGCTAAGTGATCGCCAGGGAACTCCAGGGAGAAGCTCAGTGCCTGTTGTAGAACCTCACCGAATAAGAGAGTGACTATGGCCGAGAATACGCCAAAGATCAGACAACCCCAATATAAGTCCAGCATACACTCCTTCCTTTCACAGGTAATCCGAAGATTGAGGTAAATTAAGCCTTGAACCGGCTAATACTGTATAATTTCTTCCCTAACACCGCCATTCCTTTAATAAGCATAAAATTTACCTTCTTTGTCATTTTTTAATAGTATTACAGGATGTATTACCATTCGTTAGGGGGTGTATAATCCTTGAGCCGACTCTTTGACAATGCAAAATAGCGCTCATATCTGTTACAACAGACATGAGCGCCACCGAAGAATTACTTAGATATACGATGTTTTTAAATGCTGCTCCCTGGCATGCCGCGCCAGCGCCAGCTGGATGAGTCTGTCAATAAGCGCGGGATAGCTTATGCCGCTGATTTCCCAAAGCTTCGGGTACATACTAATTTTAGTAAAACCGGGAATGGTATTGATCTCATTAATTACCGCTTTATTAGCCTGCGTTAAGAAAAAATCAACTCTGGCCATTCCTTCGCAGCAAAGCACTTTAAAGGCCTTGATCGCAATAGCCTGAACTTCTTTCTCCACCTCAGGCGGGATCTTAGCGGGAATTTCCAGAATAGCCCCGTTCTCATCGATATATTTTGCTTCATAAGAGTAAAACTCCTGCTGGGCGATAATGGCGCCAAGCCGGGAGGCTATCGGGGTCTCATTACCTAAAACAGCGCACTCCACTTCCCGACCGGCGATAAACTCTTCAATTAATACCTTCGTATCAAACCTAAACGCCAGTTCAACAGCTTGTAAAAACTGTTCTTCACTCTTCACCTTACTAACGCCAACAGAGGAGCCGGCGTTTGCTGGCTTAACAAAAAAGGGTAAGCCCAGAACCTGCGCAATCTCATTAAAGTCCAACTGGTCCTGCTCCCACTTATAAACAACCCGGAAATCAGCGATCGGAATACCTGCATCCCGCAGCAGCCGCTTGGTAACATCTTTATCCATGCCAACAGCTGATCCCAATACCCCAGCCCCGACAAAAGGAACATTCGCCAGTTTCAGCAGCCCCTGAACCGTTCCGTCCTCACCAAAAGGGCCGTGCAGAATGGGAAAGATCACATCAATATTGCCGCCGGCACTGCTGTCGGTAATGTGTAAAAGTTTCTCATTTTCCTTGCCCGGCACCAAAACAACATCTTTTCCTGTTTTACTTAACGCAATAGATTTAGGATCATGACTATTTAATAAAAACTGCGAGCTGTCATTTAAATGCCATTGCCCGGTTTTATCTATGCCAATAAGGGTTACCTCGTATTTTTCCTTGTCGATGGCATCAATAACATTTTTTGCCGACTGCAGGGAAACTTCATGCTCAGCCGACTTGCCCCCGAACAAAATTCCCACATTAACCTTCTTCACAAGACCATCTCCCATTCCGCTTATTACCTTAATTTATTTCATCTTTACAAAGATTATCCCTGCTCCTTTTCAGAAAAAAGGTGAATAGTGATTATGCCCCAGGACCGCCTCGTCTTATAGACAAAAAGGTCTGTCTCCACAGGAATTGCCAAGCCCCGTAACCTGAAGAAAATACGGCAGGCAGGTCCTTTCCGTGTAAAATTAAATTTTTTTTCTGAAAAAAGGGTGGGTTAGTAAAATAATTAACAGCTTGTTGGCAAGTTATGGAGTATTCTGTATAGTAGTACCCATAATTAATTTAAGGAGTGAGGAAAATGATAGGTTAGTCTCCGGCGGCAAATAAGCACACCGCTTAATGAGTTTGCTCTGGAATAAAAATTTAAAAGGGGTGATGTCTTGATATTAGGAATTAGTGCCAGCGGGAGAAAAGATGGTGTTACTGCTGCAGCTGTGCAAGCAGTACTCGCAGCGACCGAATTAAAATACCAGTACATTTCTTTGTCCGGGAAAAAAATTAATGGCTGTACCGGCTGTACTCTATGTGCTAGTGATAATTGCTGTGTAGAGGCTGATGACTGGAATGAAATCGGCGAACTTATGAAGCAGGCAGATGCCATTGTCTTTGGCGCTGCAAATTATTTTGATCGTATGAACGCACTTGGCCATGCATGTTGGGAACGCACATTTTGTTTTCGTCATCGCGAAATATTTGATTTAGCCGGAAAACTGGGGGTTAGTGTCAGTGTGCAATTTGAAGGCGCAAATTCTGTGCAGCCGGAAATTGAACACTATATGAAATGGAATTACATAGTTCCGGTAGCTACCGTGTCCGTCTGTGGGCACGGCCAATGCTATACCTGTGGCTACGGTCATGATTGTGCAGTGGGTAAAGTAGTTAGGGATCACGGCTTTCTCGAAAAAATTTCTCCAGATCAATTTCCGCTTCACTTCAACGAGCAGGCTCTGCCAAAAGTTGAGGCCTACAGGGCAGGCAAGATTTTGGGCTCAATTCTCCGGAACAGATAATTATGTCTAAGCCAAAAGGGCTACCGCTTAGGTTCAATAAACCGGTAAGCGGTAGCCCTTTGGCTTAGTATCGTTTTTTTATCTTTCCTGTTCAAAGAGCTTCACATACTCCCCATAGCCTGCCTGGACCAGCTGTTCCTTAGGAATAAAGCGCAGGGCGGCTGAATTTATGCAGTAACGCAAACCGCCGGGGCCGGGTCCATCCGGAAAAACATGGCCGAGATGCGAATTGGCCCCGGTGCTCCGCACTTCAGTCCGGATCAGCCTGTGACTGGTATCGGTTTTTTCCTGGATTTTTTCCCGGGCCAGGGGCTGGGTAAAGCTAGGCCAGCCACACCCGGAATCGAATTTATCCTTTGAACTGAATAACGGTTCCCCTGACACAATGTCCACATAAATGCCCTCAAGTTTATTATCCCAGTACTCATTCCGGAAAGGTGGTTCGGTGGCGTTTTCCTGCGTCACTGCATACTGCAGCTTATTTAATCTTTTCTCCAGGTCCTGGGATGTATAGTCTTTAGTTCCTTTGCCGTCCATTAAAGCACCCTCCAAATGATAATTGGCTGATAACTCTTCCATAATTCTGACCTGCCGCTTTCTTGTTCTGCCCTATCTAACGGCAAATCATACTGATAACAGACAACATCTTTCTCCATTCTGCCGGTAAAGTCCTGCAGCAGTGTTAATTGCAGCAGGCACAGCCACCGTCCCATTGTCTTGTTGTTATTTTGCAAACACCGCTTTGATGACCTCTCTAATAATCCGGGCATAAAGAGCAAAGGTCTCGAAACTTTCCCGCAAATCATCTACCGTATCAGTAATTTCATTGGGAATTGACCGCACGGCGCTAGCAGTCTGAGCAGTCGCTTCCTTTAAGCTCCCTGTAAGCTCATTGATATTGACGAGCGTTGCCTGAAACAGAGAAATGGTTTCGTGAATCTCGTCCTGATGGTCATTTAGAACTCCGTGCACCAGGCCAAGCACGCCTAACGCCCGCCGTAAAACGGCGATTAAATAGCCGGCACCGATAAGCAGCACCACAAATAGGATAAAAAAAGCCAAATCATATAATGAGATATACATCATTATCCCCTCTTTCTCCTTAATTAATCAATGACGGGCAGGCATTTCTGCCCGCCCGCCGCCATGCTTTCCCTGTCGCAAACGTTATTGTTGGCCCTCTGCCGCCACCGTGGAATCCTTCTTGTCGGCGATTGCCTTCTTCGCATCTTCAACCTTTTCTTTGGTTTTTTCCACAATTTCTTTCGCCTTCGCCGGCAGCTCCTTAGCAGCCTGGGCGATGTCGGCCCGCGTCTCCTTGCCGGCCTTCGGTGCCAATAACAGGCCAGCGGCTGCGCCAACAGTCACGCCAATAGCAGCACCAACCGCCGCATTTTGCAAGGTTCTCTTTCGTTCCTTTAGCTTACGTTGTTGCTTCCCTTTTTCAATAATATCAAAAATCGACATGCAAACCACCTCCAGAATCATTAGCTTAATTTTACTATACTTTACCAATTCGACAAATAATGGTAAAACTCCTGCGGATAAAATACATCTATTAATAAATATTTTCTTAATCGCACCTGCTTGCTGTAAAATTCATTAAAGCCGAAGTGATTGCTATAAATTCTCCCTGCCGGAAGCCCGGGAAGCCAGGCGTTGCGCTTTGACATAATGCATTTACGCAACATATGTTTAAAATCGAATCAGGCAGTCCCCTCAGCAGATCTCGGATCATGATTGTGCGGATAAAAACCACCCGTCATACCGGTAACAGAGCTGTTGGTAAATTCACAACATATTATGGAATGTATCGGGTACGCTAAGGTTGTATATTGCTAAACGCAATCAGGCTATCCTTTGCAGTATAATAAACCCCTAGAGCATTAAGCTTCTAGGGGTTGTTGATAGTTTTAACCAGTATAGGTAATCTCTTTTGTTAGAGAACTTTATAAGCCCAGCTGCTGAAAGCCATAGTTTAACAGCCGGGTTGCATCCTCCCAGCGCTTGTCGCTGTTCAGCACAACGGCAATCAGCTGCACTCCGTTCCGTTTGGCGGCGGCGACCAGACACTCGCCGGCCGCATTGGTAAACCCGGTTTTTACCCCATTAGCCCCCGTATAGGTACCAAGCAGCTTATTGGTGTTCCGGGCATGAGTGCGGCCGCTGCGGCTGACAAAATGAACATCATATTCCCGGGTGGACACAATACTGGCAAACACCGGATTTTGCAGCCCATACGCAGTCATCAGCGCCAGGTCGTAGGCTGTGGTAAAATGATTGGGGTCCGGCAGCCCATGCGGATTGCTGAACTGGGTGCGAACGGTGCCAAGCTGGTCCGCCTTGTCATTCATCAGCCGGACAAAGGCCGGCACCGAACCGGCAACATTCTCGGCTACGGCTTCCGCCGCGTCATTGCCGGACACCAGCATCAAGCCATATAACGCCGCCCGCAGTGTCAGGCGGTCACCGGCCCGCAATTCCAGACTTGAGCCCTCACAGCCGGCCGCCGCCGGACTGACAACAACCACACTGTCCGGATCACCCTGCTCCAGGGCTGTAATCAGGGTCATGATCTTGGTCGTGCTGGCCGGATACATAACGTTATCCAGGTTTTTCGCATACAATACCCGCTTGTCACCAGCCCGCATCACCACTGCCGCTTCGGCCTCCACCTGGGGCAGCACCGCCGCCAGCACACCATTGGCGCACCCCAGAATCATAATAAACACGGCAATTGCTGCCTGCCTTCTCATTACCAACATGCTCCTTTAGCCATCAAATTAAAA contains:
- a CDS encoding D-alanyl-D-alanine carboxypeptidase family protein produces the protein MRRQAAIAVFIMILGCANGVLAAVLPQVEAEAAVVMRAGDKRVLYAKNLDNVMYPASTTKIMTLITALEQGDPDSVVVVSPAAAGCEGSSLELRAGDRLTLRAALYGLMLVSGNDAAEAVAENVAGSVPAFVRLMNDKADQLGTVRTQFSNPHGLPDPNHFTTAYDLALMTAYGLQNPVFASIVSTREYDVHFVSRSGRTHARNTNKLLGTYTGANGVKTGFTNAAGECLVAAAKRNGVQLIAVVLNSDKRWEDATRLLNYGFQQLGL
- a CDS encoding flotillin family protein encodes the protein MNVAFLTIPVIIMSVFVVLGLAFWARYKTVGPDEAMIVTGSFLVGKDVLTDDSGRKIKIVRGGGAFILPIFQQAATLSLLSHKLDVSTPEVYTEQGVPVMADGVAIIKVGSSIEDVATAAEQFMGKPTAAVQGEAQEVLEGHLRAILGTMTVEEVYRNRDKFAQEVQGVAARDLKKMGLQIVSFTIKDVRDKQGYLEALGKPRIAAVKRDAEIAEAEAVRDSRIKKAQAEEQGQKAELLRDTNVAEATKEKELKIAAFKQEQDTAKAEADQAYNIQQAKSEQMVIQEQMKIEIVRKEREIDVQDKEILRREKQFDAEVKKKADADRYAVEQAAEAAKARQMREADALQYRIEAEAKANAEQKRLDGLAVADAERAKGTAEADIVRLKGLAEAEAKEKLAEAFEKFGEAAVLDIIIKMLPELAGKIAEPLQSIDKLTVVDAGNGDGAVRVSKYVTSLMATAPEMLKNVSGVDLAQIIKGLVKQPVADVSDKTAAKEGM
- a CDS encoding protease, which encodes MLDLYWGCLIFGVFSAIVTLLFGEVLQQALSFSLEFPGDHLAWLQPMVVVGGITSFGGAGVLLTGAAEFTGSEVMLYSFLAAVLLSGLVYFIYIKPMRNCENSAGFFMTDLIGKTGEVIVLIPAAGVGEVLLRIGAGNTNQIAASRDQVELAAGTQVIVAEVRAGVLYVCRADKQGGGTI
- a CDS encoding YtxH domain-containing protein; this encodes MSIFDIIEKGKQQRKLKERKRTLQNAAVGAAIGVTVGAAAGLLLAPKAGKETRADIAQAAKELPAKAKEIVEKTKEKVEDAKKAIADKKDSTVAAEGQQ
- the ddlA gene encoding D-alanine--D-alanine ligase, coding for MKKVNVGILFGGKSAEHEVSLQSAKNVIDAIDKEKYEVTLIGIDKTGQWHLNDSSQFLLNSHDPKSIALSKTGKDVVLVPGKENEKLLHITDSSAGGNIDVIFPILHGPFGEDGTVQGLLKLANVPFVGAGVLGSAVGMDKDVTKRLLRDAGIPIADFRVVYKWEQDQLDFNEIAQVLGLPFFVKPANAGSSVGVSKVKSEEQFLQAVELAFRFDTKVLIEEFIAGREVECAVLGNETPIASRLGAIIAQQEFYSYEAKYIDENGAILEIPAKIPPEVEKEVQAIAIKAFKVLCCEGMARVDFFLTQANKAVINEINTIPGFTKISMYPKLWEISGISYPALIDRLIQLALARHAREQHLKTSYI
- the msrB gene encoding peptide-methionine (R)-S-oxide reductase MsrB, with translation MEELSANYHLEGALMDGKGTKDYTSQDLEKRLNKLQYAVTQENATEPPFRNEYWDNKLEGIYVDIVSGEPLFSSKDKFDSGCGWPSFTQPLAREKIQEKTDTSHRLIRTEVRSTGANSHLGHVFPDGPGPGGLRYCINSAALRFIPKEQLVQAGYGEYVKLFEQER
- a CDS encoding flavodoxin family protein, producing the protein MILGISASGRKDGVTAAAVQAVLAATELKYQYISLSGKKINGCTGCTLCASDNCCVEADDWNEIGELMKQADAIVFGAANYFDRMNALGHACWERTFCFRHREIFDLAGKLGVSVSVQFEGANSVQPEIEHYMKWNYIVPVATVSVCGHGQCYTCGYGHDCAVGKVVRDHGFLEKISPDQFPLHFNEQALPKVEAYRAGKILGSILRNR